The sequence below is a genomic window from Felis catus isolate Fca126 chromosome A2, F.catus_Fca126_mat1.0, whole genome shotgun sequence.
aagaaggaaattctgacacatgctacaacatggatgaaccttgaagacatgctaaatgaaaaagtCAGTCACTTCTACTACTACTGCTACCACTAATGTCTGATTCCATTCAAATGAGATTTTTACAGTGACCAAATTGATGGAgacagaatagaatggtggttgcctggggctgagggCAAGGGAGAATGAAGAATAATTGTTTAATAGTACAGAGTtttaattttgcaagatgaaTAAAGTTCTGGACATGGCTGCTGGTGATaattgcacaacaatgtgaaatacttaatgccactgagctgtttatttaaacattgttaaaatggtCAAttctatgttatgtatattttaccacagttttttatttttttatttttttttaaatatttttatttatttttgagacagagcatgagcaggggaggggcagagagagagggagacacagaatctgaggcaggctccaggctctaagctgtcagcacagagcccgatgcggggcctgaactcacagaccgtgagatcatgacctgagctgaagtcggacgctcaaccgactgagccacccaggcgccccaaccacagttttttaaatggcattttttaaacatttgggtggggggaagcaaAAGATGGCACAGTCCTCCATGTTACACAACTACAGAGGGTGCCACTTACATGAACCACACTGTGAAAGAGTCTCTCCTGCGTTGGCCAACTTGGAGGCCCTGAAGCCCCCAAGTCTCCTACCcatggcagacattgctaatcaatCTGTTCATAGGTCCTGTTCATCCAGCATTGGGCTCTCAGAATCTTTCTCCATGCTAGGAGAACTGGCACTTCCTCGGGACTGATTTATGAGATGCTATCATTAACTCAATGACCTCTTTGAAATCTGGCAAAGAGAGCAGAGGACACAGATATAGCAGACCTGATCATTCATTTACTGGAAGGGGTATGCACTGTTGCACTTTACAAGCCTGTAAGCCTAAAGAGATTTCAAGTTGAAGATTTAGTTGGCTTTCTTTGAGGTTGTAACGGCCCTGAATAAAGCCACGTGTTTGACAAATATGCCAGCGCCAATAGATCTGGATGATGCGGACAGCGTGGAGCAAACGGCAGTAACGAAGGCGTAAGCGCCACATGCGGACCCAGGACTGCAGCTTGACCACTGCCCATTCTTGCTGAGCATAGAACTGTAGGGATAATCGCTTCTTCTTCTCCATCAGCTTCACCAGCATCTGCTTCCACCAGCGCTGAATTATCCACGCTCTGAGGGATGCGTGCAACAGTGTCCGGCGTACCAGGGTGCCCCGCCACCAGGCCTGGATGAACATGGCCGCTTCCTGTTTTGTGGTGGTCTTTATTCCAGGGCCTTGCAAAAGAAAATGGGACATTTAGGAAACTCATACATTTCAACTCCCAGGTGTGCCAGGAAGGAGCCCTGATCCTCTATCAACAATTGCCCCTTTCTCTGACATTCAGCAGAGCTTTTGTGGGCAATGGATGGACTCAGGAGATTAAGCAAgtgtcctgcctctgccactctCTGAATACTGGACATGGACACATCATCTTGCCCTCTGAGTCTCATGGCCTCCTCCTGAACTTGCAGTGTCACCCAGTTTTGCATAGACCTGGTTGGCCAGTTTAAAGCAAGAGCACCAtaatcagaagtgaaagagatATAAGTTTCACCTGGACCCAACCGCCTACGTACGGTTCATGTCTCTTTCCTCAGACCCCTCCCGTTTGCTGGAGAAGCGGCATCTTTGTACCCCCTGCCCTCTCACCTCTGACTTCAGGTTACATCCACAACGTGCTGTCTCCCCTCTGCCTCACCAAAGTATTAAAAGATTCTTCCACCATCTATACTTGAGCTTAAACATCAGTTAACACGTACATTAGTATAAagatacatgtgcacacacacttctAGACCCAATCTCCCTGTACCTCTACGCCAAACACAGTCCCCACCTTGTAGCTCCCAACCATGCATGGTCTAAGTTCATATTCTTTGCCTACCTCCTTGGCACAATCTATACACCTTGGCCAGACCCACATCTCAGCCTAAggagaaaatgggggaaaaggaTAGCCAAGGAGGAGTCAATCTGTATTCATTCCAGCTCTGTGTATGAGGACCATTCCTCTGTTTGCCTAGCACACCCTGGGTTTATGCCTATTGTCCTGGAGCCACGTTAATAAGTGTCCCTTCACTCACTGAAGCATCTCTCTTTGGATAACAAAGTTCATGGTCACAGACTTTTGGAATACTCCACTGAACCCCAAGGGTCAGAGATGTCACAAGTCAAGACTTTCCCCAACATAGTAAAGCCTATAACCATCTACACATGGAGGAGTGGAGTGGTAATGGTAGTGATGTGGATGGGAGTTTGGGGAACAGCcacttcctcttctcccctttgCTCCTTCAACCTCTGTTCTATCAATATGACTTCATCATCTTTGACTATAACTTGGAAATTTTGCTGTCCTGTAATCAGAGACTACCGAGAAAAACATTGGAGAAAGTAAGGGTGATCTTCCCATCACTAGGTGACAAGTCAACCACACAGATTCCTGGCCTTTCCTGGGACCTCAGACATGGAAGgattggggttggggggggggggtctcatcCTGAGAACTTTACTGTCCTCCCAGAAAGCTCAGGTGGACCTAACTCTTTCTTACAAAACATTAAATGCCCATGACTTGAGGTAGATGGTCAAATCCCCCTCAGATCTGCACTTTACTAAATTACCCATGGTTAGGGGCAAGGTGGTCCCATCACTCTCAGGTCCATACTCCTCCAGCCACACACTGGCAGgaaaagtggaggaggggtgagAGATATGATGTCATAAAGGCACCTATGACTCAGGCACCAGGATGGCTTCCAGCAATTGAGCCCCTTTCTAAGAAAAACCTAGAAGAACTGTCCTTTCTTTCCTACCAGAGTGGCCAGAGTTCTAGCTACAAAGAAGGACACCCCAAATACTGACCCACTGACACAAAAGTGTATAATGATACTCATTAAAGCCTGGATAGTATTTATTATATGGATTTCAGTTTATCTCAACAACGACACCCCAGATAACAATTAGAATCGGTGTTCTATGTACTGATATAGAACAGTGTTCAAGATTTAGCAAGATTAACAATCATCAAATCAAGATGAACtcaatataagtatatatttatacacatgttgtcacaaaagcattatttttaaaggggTGGGGATTAAGAAGGTAGATAAAAATTAGCAGTGATCATCTCTGAAGAAGATAGCAGAattagtggaacagaataaacTCCCTTGTTGCTAAACCTCCTATATCTGGCCTAACTGTAGGTTGTCTAGTTATCAGGCCTCTGGGAGAGCATTCATGAAGCCCCCAGGACTAGCCAGGGCCTTCATCTCAGGCTCAAGTGGGTTCAAACACTCTCCTGTCTTCCTTTTCCCCTGAGAGCCTCAAAGTCACAGCCAGAAGATGGGTAAGGGGCAACCACTACACAAGAAGTGCCCCACTTTTGCCTGCTCCTTGCCTCTGAAGACCCACATGGTCATTGTGAAGACCTGGTCCCCTCTCAGGGTCACAGCCCCAGGGGTCATTGAGGAGTGCATTTGCAATATGTAGagtgggcatggggtgggggcagtgtggGGCTATGCAGGGGGGTGGCATGTAGAGAAGACTCACACTCCTtacccccttctcccttcccccttccaccCTTTGACTAGCACTTCTGCTGGTCTAGGCAATTTCAGGGGGAGCAGTTATCCAGACCTTTATCCATGAGTCTAGACCTTCATCCGTGAGGTATCTGATTCTCTAGTTACCATACTTCTCCGGTCATAATTGTATTCATCTGCCATTACACTGGGCAGCAAAGCACCAACAGATCTGCCAGTGAATCACCCAAACAGCATTCATAGTCTTACCTGCCCCCATAGTGTGGCAGCAGCCCCCTCACCTTCTGATGACCAGGGTTAATTATCCCTGCCAGTATGGTGACTCCTTTCAATACCTGCTTGTCTCTTGGCGAAGGAGTCCAAAGTGACCAAGTCCCAGCCATAGCTTTAAGTTTAGTGGGACCCTTATTGTGACCCTTGATGACTACCCTCCTCCCTAGAAACTAGAATCCCCAGTCGTATGGAGCCTGCAGGGACACAAAGCCCAAATGCCCACATGTATAACTGGAAGGGTGCTCATGGATGCACCACCACTGCCACACATTGATTCTGGGACACATACATTCTACCTATTAGGAACCAAGCACCATGTAATGGGCCTTGATTTAGGGCTTGGGTTAGCAACTACAGCACATAG
It includes:
- the LOC101099534 gene encoding IQ domain-containing protein F5 isoform X2 encodes the protein MGPGIKTTTKQEAAMFIQAWWRGTLVRRTLLHASLRAWIIQRWWKQMLVKLMEKKKRLSLQFYAQQEWAVVKLQSWVRMWRLRLRYCRLLHAVRIIQIYWRWHICQTRGFIQGRYNLKESQLNLQLEISLGLQACKVQQCIPLPVNE
- the LOC101099534 gene encoding IQ domain-containing protein F5 isoform X1, producing MGAGPGIKTTTKQEAAMFIQAWWRGTLVRRTLLHASLRAWIIQRWWKQMLVKLMEKKKRLSLQFYAQQEWAVVKLQSWVRMWRLRLRYCRLLHAVRIIQIYWRWHICQTRGFIQGRYNLKESQLNLQLEISLGLQACKVQQCIPLPVNE